The Rhinolophus ferrumequinum isolate MPI-CBG mRhiFer1 chromosome 17, mRhiFer1_v1.p, whole genome shotgun sequence DNA window ACTCTCACTCCTCATCCCGGAGGTGGGCTGCAATCAGCAAAGATTGGCTAACAGGGATCCTCAAATGGATGATTTCTCATCTAAGAATCATCAAGCAACTGGAAATCCAGCTCCGTGTAATAAAGACATCACCCTTTTATCAAGTGTAGAACTTACACTTGAGGAAGTAGAGCTCAAAGATCAAGCTGAACTGAATAATTAATATTCTCAGGTAGATGCAAGATTACCATGTTGCAAATattatgaatgatttttattttaaacatttgacaattgaaaaaaaaatcaacatatcaGCTGAATAGTAGGATAGATTGCCAAAAGAGCAAATTTGCAAGTTGTTAAAATTGTGCCAAAGGAATGTTTCAGAATGtaggtaagatttttaaaatatgaaatagacgTTAAAAGATATGGAATATAAATTTGACATCACCAGAtataaaaacttctgttcttcaaaGGACATTGTtaggagaataaaaatacaagccTAGACtaagagaaaatctttgcaaagcaGATATCTATTAGGAGACTCAATGATAagaaacaactcaatttaaaatatgtaaaacatttgaACAAACGCTTACCTAAAGAAGATCTACAGATAGTAAACAAGCtcaatattatagtaaaacatactcaatattattagtcatgagggaaacacaaattaaaagcataagaaaatgtgatacactacatacCTGTTAAGATGGGAAAAGTTTAAAAGATTGACcataccaagtgctggtgaggacgaAATGGAACTCTCatacgttgctggtgggaatgtaaaatggtgcaaccactttaTAAAACAGtttaacactttatttaaaagttaaacatacacataccatatgatctagccattccactcctaggtatttatctaagagaaagcttatttcatacaaaaacttgaccatgaatgttcatagcaactttactTGTACCtacctcaaactggaaacaacccagacgTCCATCTATAGATGAATAGATCAACAAATGGTAGCCTATTCATACAAGGAAACACTACTCAGTAATATATATAGGAACAAACatgtaacaacatgaatgaatctcaaaattattatgctgaatgaaagaagacaggcaaaaaaaagagtacaaatgtatgattccatttatacataACTCTGGAAAATACGACTAATCTGTAGTGATGGAAAGCATAAGGAAACCCCTTTCATAAGGAAACCCTTTCTAGTTTTCCAACATTATTATGGCTCAAAAACACATTTTGTCTCATTTATAGAGTGACAAGCATAGTGTCAATGGTTGTCTGAGATCAAGGGTGGGAGGGACAAGAAGAAGGAATACGAAGGGGCATGAGTAATGGATATGTTCACTATTctaattgtggtgatggtttcacggGTATAGACAGACGTCAAAACATATCAAGCTGCGTGGTTTAAATATAGTTTATTGCCTATCAATGATACCTCAATAATGTTactatgtaaacacacacacacaaacacacaagatgccaaaaaaatgtatacacattttaagaaaggaaaaagctatattacaattgtaatacaatgaatgatgacgctagcattcatttgaaaacgccatcttttgagtgaacgtcatactacacattgctcccataattcaactttgaaaaataatatagataacatctcttaaaatgtgtacgcTTTTCTCTCACCTctgatatacatatgtatcagtgtttctcaaaatttatTTGACCACGAGCCTTTTTCTTTGCTCACCTGTTACCTGGTTTGCAGAACCATGGCATATGCAATGAGACAGACCTAGGACTCATCTGCTGTCATACTGGTTCTGTGCTCTTCAGtaaatgatttacattttcagagcctcagttttctcatctataaaatggagctgTAGTCAGGATTAAAGCAGTGAATGTATCGTgcttcaccgaaaataagacctagccggacaataagctctatgcatcttttggagcaaaaattaatataagactattttactataagacgggtatataacataatttaatatgtatttatttactataatataagaccgggtatataatataatataatataatataacataacataatactgggtcttatattaatttttgctccaaaagatgcatcagagctgattgtccggctaggtcttatttccaggggtAGAATGCCTGCCGCATAGTAGGtttatttaaatctgtttttttttttttttaagattttattggggaaagggaacaggactttattggggaacagtgtgtacttccaggactttttccaagtcaagttgttgtcctttcaatcttagttgtggagggcacagctcagctcccgttgctgttgttagttgcagggggcgcagcccaccatcccttgcaggagtcttGGAGTcaaggagtccaaccggcaaccttgtggttgagagcccgcgctccaaccaactgagccatctggccacctgggagctgagtggcagctcattgacttcattctagttgcggagggcgcagctcgctggcccatgtgggaatcgaaccggcagccctgttgcccagagctcacgttctaaccaactgagccacctgtctgccctGGTTCTTTAAATCTTTAGTCTATTCACCACCCCAGAAATCAAACCAGCCATATTTACAGTTTCTTCCACTGCGTTAGTTTTAATTCTAACCTGGCATATTTATGGTTTCTCCCACTgcattaactttatttttaactaaagaaaCCAGCATTGAGTCATCTTGAGTCCATAGATCCAAGGGGAACACTGTTGACATGCTTTGCACTAGCGTACAGGCCCATCTGCTCTGCATTAGCTGGTCTTCCTCTGTTTATTATTGCTGGTGTTAAATCTCCTCCAATTCTTGTGTGAAAAATTCGGACACACAATAAACTCtttatcacattttcaaaatcttgGCCTGTTCTGGGAAGTTTACACCTTTTTCTTGTTGCCATTGTTTTCATGTAGATTCGGATTTCTGAAAAAGGCATATGGCGCACTTTACTGAAAACATGTACGTGTAAGTTGGATGCAGACAAATATcatcaaataatgaaaatgagatgACAGAGGAATTAGAACCATGCTGTGTGGGCTCTGTGTCATCCACCAAGGCTGCAGCTAGTGGTCAGAACCCTGGGCTGGTCAgccccctccctctgtctctcctatGGGGGTAGAAATTGAATAataccaagaaaataaacaaacatgtcaATGTTTGGGTATAGAATAAAAAGCGCACATCACTCTGTCAAAATAAGT harbors:
- the APRG1 gene encoding LOW QUALITY PROTEIN: AP20 region protein 1 (The sequence of the model RefSeq protein was modified relative to this genomic sequence to represent the inferred CDS: deleted 1 base in 1 codon), producing the protein MKTMATRKRCKLPRTGQDFENVIKSLLCVRIFHTRIGGDLTPAIINRGRPANAEQMGLYASAKHVNVFPLDLWTQDDSMLVSLVKNKVNAVGETINMPG